One genomic region from Nostoc sphaeroides encodes:
- the recQ gene encoding DNA helicase RecQ, translating to MLQYPHLEQALKYHFGYDKFRPGQRQIIEDALQNRDLLIVMPTGGGKSLCFQLPALIKQGLTVVVSPLIALMQDQVEGLRNNNINATFLNSSLNPYKVRSREEAILSGKVRLLYVAPERLLSERFLPFLDLVKEKIGIAAFAIDEAHCVSEWGHDFRPEYRQMKSLRKRYPDVPTLALTATATDRVRADIIQQLGLKQPSIHIASFNRQNLYYEVRSKTKSAYAELLELIRENEGSAIIYCLTRKKVDELTFKLQNDKISALSYHAGLTDEERSSNQTRFIRDDVRVMVATIAFGMGINKPDVRLVIHFDLPRNLESYYQESGRAGRDSEPSRCTLFFSFGDIKTIEWSINQKTDPQEQLIAKQQLRQVIDYAEGTVCRRTIQLGYFGERFPGNCGNCDNCRHPKPMQDWTIEAMKFLSCVARCKERFGMLHIIDVLRGAKKDKIIQYEHDKLSTYGIGKDKSVDEWRMLARSLLHQGLLEQTSDGYSVLKLNPLSWEVMRRQRTVSLVVPVAQKVTWEEGSEKAVEAEMLMQRLRSLRKQLADEQSVPPYVVFQDSTLKLMAQVQPTTLTEFGKLSGVGSHKLSQYGDKFLAEIRAYRQEKGLIDPPQVSFTPSVSLPSETEIFTLQLHKQGFSVNEIAKKRNIRPTTIIRHLTDLIEKNQPVDINQLVPLEHQQKIWQVLEVLGDISLTPIREQLGESYTYDEIRLVRGKWRRENRK from the coding sequence ATGCTTCAGTATCCCCATCTCGAACAAGCGCTAAAATATCACTTCGGTTATGACAAATTCCGCCCCGGACAACGGCAAATTATCGAAGATGCGCTGCAAAATCGGGATTTATTGATTGTCATGCCTACGGGCGGGGGAAAATCTCTGTGCTTTCAGTTACCTGCATTGATCAAACAAGGCTTAACTGTGGTAGTGTCGCCATTAATCGCTTTGATGCAAGACCAAGTGGAAGGACTGCGGAATAATAATATTAACGCCACATTTTTGAATAGTAGTCTGAATCCCTATAAGGTGCGATCGCGGGAAGAAGCTATCCTCAGTGGTAAAGTTAGATTACTTTACGTCGCCCCAGAACGTCTGTTGAGTGAAAGATTTCTCCCGTTTCTCGATTTAGTCAAAGAAAAAATTGGCATTGCGGCTTTTGCCATTGACGAAGCCCACTGTGTCTCTGAGTGGGGACACGACTTCCGCCCAGAATACCGCCAGATGAAATCTCTGCGGAAACGCTATCCTGATGTCCCTACACTCGCCCTCACCGCCACAGCAACCGATCGCGTCCGTGCTGATATTATCCAACAACTAGGGCTAAAGCAACCCAGTATCCACATTGCTAGCTTTAATCGCCAAAACCTTTATTACGAAGTCCGTTCTAAAACCAAGTCTGCGTATGCTGAATTATTAGAACTTATTCGAGAAAATGAAGGTTCAGCAATTATTTATTGCCTAACGCGCAAAAAAGTTGATGAACTCACCTTTAAATTGCAAAATGATAAAATTTCTGCCTTATCTTATCATGCCGGATTAACTGATGAAGAACGCAGCAGCAATCAAACTCGATTTATTCGGGATGATGTGCGCGTCATGGTGGCAACAATTGCCTTTGGAATGGGAATTAATAAGCCAGATGTGCGGTTAGTAATTCACTTTGATTTACCGCGTAATTTAGAAAGTTATTATCAAGAATCAGGTAGGGCGGGAAGGGATAGTGAACCTTCACGTTGTACACTTTTTTTCAGCTTTGGTGATATTAAAACCATTGAATGGAGTATTAACCAAAAAACTGACCCCCAAGAACAGTTGATTGCTAAACAACAACTGCGTCAGGTAATTGACTATGCTGAAGGTACTGTTTGTCGGCGAACAATTCAACTAGGTTATTTTGGGGAACGTTTTCCCGGTAATTGCGGTAACTGCGATAATTGCCGTCATCCCAAACCAATGCAAGACTGGACAATTGAAGCCATGAAGTTTTTATCTTGTGTGGCGCGTTGTAAAGAAAGATTTGGGATGCTGCACATTATTGATGTGTTGCGGGGGGCAAAAAAAGACAAAATTATCCAGTATGAACACGATAAACTTTCTACTTATGGGATTGGCAAAGATAAGAGCGTAGATGAATGGCGAATGTTAGCGCGATCGCTTTTACATCAAGGATTGCTAGAACAGACTAGCGATGGTTACTCAGTTTTGAAACTTAACCCCCTCAGTTGGGAAGTGATGCGGCGACAGCGTACAGTTTCCCTTGTTGTTCCCGTAGCACAGAAGGTTACTTGGGAAGAAGGGAGTGAAAAGGCTGTTGAAGCAGAGATGTTAATGCAGAGGTTGCGATCGCTCCGTAAACAACTTGCTGATGAACAATCTGTACCACCTTACGTTGTCTTTCAGGATTCTACCCTAAAATTGATGGCACAGGTACAACCCACAACACTAACCGAATTTGGTAAACTTTCCGGCGTAGGTAGTCACAAACTTTCCCAATATGGCGATAAATTCCTCGCAGAAATTCGCGCCTACCGCCAAGAAAAAGGTTTGATAGATCCACCCCAAGTTAGTTTTACACCCTCTGTTAGCTTACCTTCTGAGACAGAAATATTCACATTACAATTACATAAACAAGGTTTTAGTGTTAATGAAATTGCCAAAAAACGTAATATTCGCCCCACAACAATTATTCGTCATTTGACAGATTTGATTGAAAAAAATCAGCCTGTAGATATAAATCAGTTAGTACCTCTTGAACATCAACAAAAAATTTGGCAAGTTTTAGAAGTGCTTGGTGATATCTCTTTAACGCCAATTCGAGAACAACTAGGCGAAAGCTACACTTATGATGAAATTCGCTTAGTACGGGGTAAGTGGCGGCGTGAAAATCGTAAGTGA
- a CDS encoding Uma2 family endonuclease: MSQMLNTGVRWTTQDVELLPENEGTRYEIVDGELFMTRAPHFKHQQTCGMIFQQLNIWSESTGLGEAVINPGVLFSESDNVIPDVVWATKETLALTLDEAGHLTGAPDLVIEVLSLSKSDERRDKEAKLKLYSSRGVKEYWIADWRSRKLEVYRREQTQLNLVATLFSSDNIISPLLPGFSCTVNQFFPV; encoded by the coding sequence ATGAGTCAGATGCTTAATACAGGAGTACGCTGGACAACTCAGGATGTAGAACTGTTACCAGAAAATGAAGGGACGCGCTACGAGATAGTTGATGGAGAATTATTTATGACCAGGGCACCTCACTTTAAACATCAGCAAACTTGTGGCATGATTTTCCAACAGCTTAACATTTGGTCAGAGTCTACTGGTTTAGGAGAAGCTGTGATAAACCCCGGCGTTTTGTTTTCAGAATCAGATAATGTGATTCCTGATGTAGTTTGGGCTACAAAGGAAACCTTGGCGCTAACATTGGATGAAGCGGGACATTTAACTGGCGCACCAGATTTAGTAATCGAAGTTTTGTCTCTTAGCAAGTCAGACGAAAGACGGGATAAGGAAGCTAAACTTAAGCTTTATTCTTCTAGAGGAGTAAAAGAATATTGGATTGCTGATTGGCGATCGCGTAAACTAGAGGTCTATCGGCGCGAACAAACTCAACTTAATTTGGTAGCAACCCTATTTAGTAGTGATAATATAATTTCTCCTCTATTGCCTGGTTTTAGCTGTACTGTAAACCAGTTTTTTCCTGTATAA